A window from Actinomycetota bacterium encodes these proteins:
- a CDS encoding bifunctional [glutamine synthetase] adenylyltransferase/[glutamine synthetase]-adenylyl-L-tyrosine phosphorylase: MSAPRASDLVNALARLGFASASDAARHLEGAMLGVEGTTRVARACAVAPDPDLAVAQVCRWIAISGRVPSQAGLQRLAGVLGLSTSLGAFLSRHPDQAEVVTDARYAGKTRTLRALVDQATRVVLRSENPMGALRLWKRRELLRIAARDLVGEAPVEDVARELAHLAEASLRAAYASLVRETPAPEGSRFVVIGMGKLGGEELNYASDIDVLFIYDGPETGLAWATKIGEGIIRLLAATTEDGQAFRVDTTLRPEGRDGALVRSLAGYRAYYERWARPWEFQALIKAAPVAGDAALGDEFIAMTRPFVYPERLSSDAVREIRDLKARAERAIAARGLASREVKRGPGGIRDIEFAVQLLQLVHGRREDGLRSGNTLEALGALAHLAYVGDTDANELSDAYRFLRAVEHRLQLAQERQTHTVPEDERARRRIARSMGYRDTPVRTALEQFDVTWRETQRVVRRIHEKLFYRPLLERFAQAPALAPDAAQERLGALGFRQPGRALKFLGDLTSGLSRRAQLMRTLLPVMLDWMSEAPDPDLAVSAFRDVALRVGGNPAALGALRDSPPVVELLCRVLGTSKLLGEHLLHVPEFVAEMGDPRALAKRTREQYRHEATERVEWRGDSEARGAALRRLKRAGVLRLASRDLAGAASPDEVGKELSYLAEGAVSAALASLLGEFPSVAGARFCIIGMGKLGGEELNYASDIDVVFVYDGPDAAQPWATRIAEGLINRLAATTEEGVAFRVDTALRPEGRAGPIVRSLAGYRAYYERWAQAWEFQALIKARPIAGDATLGEEFRDLVLPFVYRDRLSEEAVREIRTMKARIEKERLGSREDPKTQLKVGIGGLIDIEFTIQLVQLMNGSSSPRLRAHGTVPAIAAAAEIGYIDLEKGRWMVEAYRFLNRVRNTMYLVRGRSGDSLPSDPDELELLARALGYPSPGARVAFLEEYRRTTRRSRQVCEDVFYGGKLGGRSGSSRPTPSR, encoded by the coding sequence GTGAGTGCCCCCCGAGCGAGTGATCTGGTCAACGCCCTTGCGCGCCTCGGGTTTGCTTCGGCGTCGGACGCTGCGCGCCACCTCGAGGGCGCGATGCTCGGAGTCGAGGGAACAACCCGCGTGGCGCGCGCGTGCGCGGTCGCGCCCGATCCCGATCTTGCCGTGGCGCAAGTCTGTCGCTGGATCGCGATCTCCGGCCGGGTTCCGTCACAGGCCGGGCTGCAGCGACTCGCCGGGGTTCTTGGGCTTTCAACGTCGCTGGGTGCGTTCCTGTCCCGGCATCCCGACCAGGCCGAGGTCGTCACCGACGCCCGCTACGCAGGCAAGACGCGGACGCTGCGCGCGCTGGTGGACCAAGCGACGCGTGTGGTTCTTCGCTCGGAGAACCCGATGGGAGCGCTGCGTTTGTGGAAGCGCCGGGAGCTTTTGCGCATCGCCGCGCGCGACTTAGTCGGGGAAGCGCCGGTCGAGGATGTTGCGCGCGAACTCGCACACCTCGCCGAGGCATCGCTGCGGGCGGCCTACGCATCTCTGGTGCGGGAAACCCCGGCACCGGAAGGCTCGCGCTTCGTGGTGATCGGGATGGGCAAGCTCGGCGGCGAAGAACTGAACTACGCGAGCGACATCGACGTGCTGTTCATCTACGACGGTCCGGAGACCGGACTCGCGTGGGCAACCAAGATCGGTGAGGGGATCATCCGGCTGCTGGCGGCGACGACCGAGGATGGACAAGCATTCCGCGTAGACACGACGCTTCGTCCCGAGGGCCGTGATGGTGCGCTCGTGCGTTCGCTCGCCGGGTACCGCGCGTACTACGAGCGCTGGGCGCGCCCGTGGGAGTTTCAAGCTTTGATCAAGGCAGCCCCGGTTGCCGGAGACGCGGCGCTCGGTGACGAGTTCATCGCGATGACTCGTCCTTTCGTTTATCCCGAGCGGCTCTCGTCGGACGCCGTGCGCGAGATCCGCGACCTGAAGGCGCGCGCGGAGCGCGCCATCGCCGCGCGCGGGCTTGCCTCGCGTGAGGTCAAGCGCGGTCCCGGTGGAATCCGCGACATCGAGTTCGCCGTGCAGTTGCTGCAACTCGTGCACGGCCGGCGTGAGGACGGGTTACGCAGCGGGAACACCTTGGAGGCGCTCGGCGCGCTCGCGCACCTGGCGTACGTGGGCGACACCGACGCCAACGAATTGTCCGACGCGTATCGATTCCTGCGTGCAGTCGAGCACCGGCTCCAACTCGCGCAAGAGCGTCAGACTCACACGGTTCCTGAAGACGAGCGCGCGCGCCGCCGCATTGCGCGCTCGATGGGATACCGCGACACGCCGGTGCGCACCGCGCTGGAGCAGTTCGACGTGACGTGGCGCGAAACGCAGCGCGTTGTGCGTCGCATCCACGAGAAGTTGTTCTACCGGCCGCTGCTCGAGCGGTTCGCGCAGGCTCCGGCGCTGGCGCCCGACGCCGCCCAGGAGCGGCTCGGCGCGCTCGGATTCCGCCAGCCGGGGCGCGCGCTGAAGTTCTTGGGTGATCTGACCTCGGGCCTGTCGCGCCGCGCGCAACTTATGCGGACGCTGCTGCCGGTCATGCTCGACTGGATGAGCGAGGCCCCCGATCCCGACTTGGCCGTCTCGGCGTTTCGCGATGTTGCGCTGCGCGTCGGAGGAAACCCGGCTGCGCTCGGAGCGCTGCGAGATTCGCCCCCCGTAGTGGAGTTGCTGTGCCGGGTTCTTGGAACCTCGAAGCTGCTGGGCGAGCACCTCTTGCATGTCCCGGAGTTTGTTGCCGAGATGGGAGATCCGCGCGCGCTGGCCAAGCGGACGCGCGAGCAGTACCGGCATGAGGCGACCGAGCGTGTCGAGTGGCGAGGGGACTCGGAGGCGCGCGGGGCGGCGTTGCGGCGTCTAAAGCGCGCCGGCGTGCTCCGGCTGGCATCGCGTGATCTAGCCGGGGCGGCTTCACCCGACGAAGTCGGCAAGGAGTTGAGTTATCTCGCCGAGGGAGCTGTGAGCGCCGCGCTCGCATCGTTGCTCGGGGAGTTCCCTTCGGTGGCCGGCGCGCGCTTTTGCATCATCGGCATGGGCAAGCTGGGCGGAGAGGAACTGAACTACGCGAGCGACATCGACGTGGTGTTCGTCTACGACGGGCCGGACGCCGCGCAGCCGTGGGCAACGCGGATCGCCGAAGGACTGATCAACCGCCTCGCCGCCACAACCGAAGAAGGTGTTGCGTTTCGCGTGGACACTGCGCTGCGCCCGGAAGGCAGGGCGGGCCCGATCGTGCGATCGTTGGCCGGGTATCGCGCCTATTACGAGCGCTGGGCGCAAGCGTGGGAGTTCCAGGCTTTGATCAAGGCGCGCCCGATTGCCGGCGACGCAACGCTGGGGGAGGAGTTTCGCGATCTTGTTCTGCCGTTCGTTTATCGCGATCGTCTGAGCGAGGAGGCCGTGCGCGAGATCCGCACGATGAAAGCGCGCATCGAGAAGGAGCGCCTGGGCTCCCGCGAGGATCCCAAGACGCAGTTGAAGGTGGGCATCGGCGGGCTGATCGACATCGAGTTCACGATTCAACTCGTGCAGCTCATGAACGGCAGCAGTTCTCCGCGTCTGCGCGCGCACGGAACCGTGCCTGCGATTGCTGCGGCGGCGGAGATCGGCTACATCGATCTTGAGAAGGGCCGATGGATGGTCGAGGCATATCGGTTCCTCAACCGTGTGCGAAACACCATGTATTTGGTACGCGGGCGTTCCGGGGATTCGTTGCCGAGCGACCCCGACGAACTTGAGTTGTTGGCGCGCGCCTTGGGGTATCCGTCGCCGGGCGCGCGCGTCGCGTTCCTCGAGGAGTACAGGCGAACGACGCGGCGTTCCCGCCAAGTGTGCGAGGACGTGTTCTACGGCGGAAAGCTCGGCGGCCGGTCGGGATCTTCGCGTCCGACGCCTTCGCGCTAG
- the gnd gene encoding decarboxylating 6-phosphogluconate dehydrogenase yields the protein MRLGMVGLGRMGGNMAARLRAGGHEVVGYSLNSALSDVPSLDELIERLPAPRVVWLMVPAGDATEQTLEHLAASLSSGDVVVDGGNSNFRHSMRKAALFAERGIDFVDAGTSGGIGGLEEGYCLMVGGTPEAVGRIQPALTTLAPENGWAHVGPSGAGHFVKMVHNGIEYGLLQAYAEGLDILRGSAEFDVDLHQVAEVWRHGSVVRSWLLDLAVRALADDPNLERVAGYVDDSGEGRWTLIEAIGESVPSPAVAAALFARFASRRDDSFAMKVIAALRREFGGHAVKEE from the coding sequence GTGCGACTTGGAATGGTGGGACTCGGCAGGATGGGCGGGAACATGGCAGCGCGCCTTCGGGCGGGAGGCCATGAGGTCGTCGGTTACTCCCTGAATTCGGCCTTGAGTGATGTCCCCTCACTCGACGAGTTGATCGAACGCCTCCCGGCACCGCGCGTGGTGTGGCTGATGGTCCCCGCCGGCGATGCAACTGAGCAAACCCTGGAGCATCTCGCTGCTTCTTTGTCGAGCGGTGACGTGGTTGTCGATGGGGGGAATTCGAACTTCCGACACTCCATGCGCAAGGCGGCGTTGTTCGCGGAGCGCGGCATCGATTTCGTGGACGCGGGCACGAGCGGGGGTATTGGGGGCCTTGAAGAAGGCTACTGTTTGATGGTGGGCGGAACCCCCGAGGCCGTCGGGCGTATCCAGCCGGCGTTGACGACGCTCGCCCCCGAGAACGGATGGGCGCACGTCGGGCCTTCGGGCGCCGGACATTTCGTGAAGATGGTCCACAACGGAATCGAGTACGGCCTTCTGCAGGCTTACGCAGAGGGCCTCGACATCCTGCGGGGCTCGGCGGAGTTCGATGTGGATCTTCATCAGGTTGCAGAGGTGTGGCGACACGGTTCGGTTGTGCGGTCGTGGTTGCTGGATCTTGCGGTGCGCGCGCTCGCCGATGATCCGAACCTGGAGCGTGTCGCGGGATACGTCGACGACTCAGGAGAGGGACGCTGGACGCTGATCGAGGCGATCGGGGAGTCCGTTCCCTCGCCCGCGGTGGCCGCTGCGCTGTTCGCAAGGTTCGCCTCGCGCCGGGACGACTCGTTCGCGATGAAGGTGATCGCTGCGTTGCGCCGGGAGTTCGGCGGGCACGCGGTGAAGGAAGAATGA